The Actinocatenispora sera genome has a window encoding:
- a CDS encoding trimeric intracellular cation channel family protein — translation MAALSADTLSEVTRAIDLAGVFANAVLGGALAARERLDVIGLVTLAVIAGTGGGLIRDTLLQRGTPVALTDYAYLLTALAGAGVAFLIKVEGSAWRRPLLFVDALALGFWAVAGAQKTLESGLGWLPAVLLGLITAVGGGVVRDVLIRRVPAIFGGTLYAGAALVASIVVVLCTQLGQPTIGVAAGVLVGAGLRLLSIQFHWTLPQGRNWTLRDGREWWARSSPLLRPARGQQQRAKRWESWRATRLSRRGGRDHPKQ, via the coding sequence ATGGCCGCGCTGAGCGCCGACACCCTGTCGGAGGTCACCCGGGCCATCGACCTGGCCGGTGTGTTCGCCAACGCGGTCCTGGGCGGCGCGCTTGCGGCCCGCGAGCGGCTGGACGTGATCGGCCTGGTCACCCTGGCGGTCATCGCCGGCACCGGGGGCGGGCTGATCCGCGACACGCTGTTGCAGCGCGGTACTCCGGTCGCGCTGACCGACTACGCGTACCTGCTGACCGCACTGGCCGGCGCCGGCGTGGCCTTCCTGATCAAGGTGGAGGGGTCCGCGTGGCGGCGGCCGCTGCTGTTCGTCGACGCGCTGGCGCTCGGTTTCTGGGCGGTCGCCGGCGCGCAGAAGACGCTGGAGAGCGGGCTGGGCTGGCTGCCGGCGGTCCTGCTCGGACTGATCACCGCGGTGGGCGGCGGCGTGGTGCGCGACGTGCTGATCCGCCGGGTACCGGCGATCTTCGGCGGCACCCTGTACGCCGGGGCCGCGCTCGTGGCGAGCATCGTGGTCGTGCTCTGCACCCAGCTCGGCCAGCCCACGATCGGGGTCGCGGCCGGGGTACTGGTGGGTGCCGGGCTGCGGCTGCTGAGCATCCAGTTCCACTGGACCCTCCCGCAGGGCCGCAACTGGACACTGCGGGACGGTCGGGAATGGTGGGCGCGCAGCAGCCCGCTGCTGCGGCCGGCGCGCGGTCAGCAGCAGCGGGCGAAGCGGTGGGAGTCGTGGCGGGCCACCCGGCTGTCCCGGCGCGGCGGCCGGGATCACCCCAAGCAGTAA
- the meaB gene encoding methylmalonyl Co-A mutase-associated GTPase MeaB, protein MPDRSAAPRASVAQLVAAARAGRPRAVARLISLVEDGAPELREVAAALAPHTGGARVVGLTGAPGVGKSTTTSALVGALRSRGERVGVLAVDPSSPFTGGAILGDRVRMQEHALDEGVFIRSMSSRGELGGLAAATPQAVRILDAAGCDTVLVETVGVGQAEVAIASLADTTVVLTAPGMGDAIQAVKAGVLEIADVFVVNKADRDGADAAARDLRGMLALARREPHEWRPPVLRCVASTGDGLDELVESLDKHRAHLAEHGELTRRRAARAAAEVRAIAMGQLSRRLDDLAPDASAGALAQRVVAGELDPYAAADTLVHTLTGR, encoded by the coding sequence GTGCCTGACCGGTCCGCGGCGCCACGGGCCAGCGTGGCGCAGCTGGTCGCCGCGGCGCGGGCCGGCCGGCCGCGGGCGGTGGCCCGGCTGATCAGCCTGGTCGAGGACGGCGCGCCGGAGCTGCGGGAGGTGGCCGCGGCGCTCGCCCCGCACACCGGCGGTGCCCGGGTCGTCGGGCTGACCGGCGCCCCCGGCGTCGGCAAGTCGACCACCACCTCGGCGCTGGTCGGTGCGCTGCGCTCGCGCGGCGAACGGGTCGGCGTGCTCGCCGTGGACCCGTCCTCGCCGTTCACCGGCGGGGCCATCCTCGGCGACCGGGTGCGGATGCAGGAACACGCGCTCGACGAGGGCGTGTTCATCCGCTCGATGTCGTCGCGCGGCGAGCTCGGCGGGCTGGCCGCCGCCACCCCCCAGGCGGTACGGATCCTGGACGCGGCGGGCTGCGACACGGTGCTGGTGGAAACGGTCGGCGTCGGGCAGGCGGAGGTGGCGATCGCCAGCCTGGCCGACACCACGGTGGTGCTCACCGCGCCCGGCATGGGCGACGCGATCCAGGCGGTCAAGGCCGGCGTGCTGGAGATCGCCGACGTGTTCGTGGTCAACAAGGCGGACCGGGACGGCGCCGACGCCGCCGCGCGGGACCTGCGCGGGATGCTCGCGCTGGCCCGCCGCGAGCCGCACGAGTGGCGCCCGCCGGTGCTGCGCTGCGTCGCGTCCACCGGCGACGGGCTGGACGAGCTGGTCGAGTCGCTCGACAAGCACCGGGCGCACCTGGCCGAGCACGGCGAGCTGACCCGGCGCCGGGCCGCCCGGGCCGCGGCGGAGGTACGGGCGATCGCGATGGGGCAGCTGAGCCGGCGGCTGGACGACCTGGCGCCGGACGCCTCGGCGGGCGCGCTGGCGCAGCGGGTCGTCGCCGGCGAACTCGACCCGTACGCGGCGGCCGACACCCTGGTGCACACCCTCACCGGCCGCTGA
- the mce gene encoding methylmalonyl-CoA epimerase, whose amino-acid sequence MPTDHELRSTDADHLTTGVPGADELGVLRVDHVGIAVPELDAAIAFYTETFGMTCVHTETNADQGVREAMLRVGDDRAGAQLQLLAPVSPDSSIARFLDRRGPGVQQLAYTVRDVRRAAAMLRERGLRLLYDEPRTGTAGSRINFVHPADAGGVLVELVEPADNHTS is encoded by the coding sequence ATGCCCACCGATCACGAGTTGCGCAGTACCGACGCCGACCATCTCACCACCGGCGTACCCGGCGCCGACGAGCTGGGCGTGCTGCGCGTCGACCACGTCGGCATCGCGGTGCCCGAGCTGGACGCGGCGATCGCCTTCTACACCGAGACGTTCGGGATGACCTGCGTGCACACCGAGACCAACGCCGACCAGGGCGTACGGGAGGCGATGCTGCGGGTGGGCGACGACCGCGCCGGTGCCCAGCTGCAGCTGCTCGCCCCGGTGTCACCCGACTCCTCGATCGCCCGGTTCCTGGACCGGCGCGGGCCGGGCGTCCAGCAGCTGGCGTACACCGTCCGCGACGTGCGCCGCGCCGCCGCCATGCTGCGCGAACGCGGGCTGCGGCTGCTCTACGACGAGCCCCGGACGGGCACCGCGGGCTCCCGGATCAACTTCGTCCATCCGGCGGATGCGGGCGGGGTCCTGGTCGAGCTGGTCGAACCGGCCGACAATCACACATCGTGA
- a CDS encoding DivIVA domain-containing protein has protein sequence MAQQQPSLNFFDQANSQPDFTVVLRGYDRAQVDDFVQRLNAALSQSEGNRGEAEQRMNDAQRRLRQAEQRNAALEQKLGDQSKQLEENSRPTLSGLGTKVEHILRLAEEQANEHRAEAKREAEGILSAARLEAREITDKARAESAAVKSGAEREATATKTAAEREASETRVQARRESDNLRADAERETKQLRTATAHEIAETKATAEREVSTMRATAEREITQLRAKAMREAEERRAEAAKLLAEAKDKRDKELQALALELAERREKSEREESERHTAAVAQTQKLVSEAEQRAKAAEERAKEIEHRAEARRQESERTANETVDKAKALADKTLSDAQAEATRVTSEARSEADITTTAARREVEDLTRQRDQITAQLGQLREMLGGLANFGGAPAAAAAAVAEGTDSKSEASSEKSSGKSAGKSGSDDQTQRIPATSGS, from the coding sequence ATGGCCCAGCAGCAGCCCTCCCTGAACTTCTTCGACCAAGCCAACAGCCAGCCCGACTTCACCGTCGTGCTGCGCGGCTACGACCGTGCCCAGGTCGACGACTTCGTGCAGCGCCTCAACGCCGCGCTCAGCCAGTCCGAAGGCAACCGCGGCGAGGCCGAGCAGCGGATGAACGACGCGCAGCGCCGGCTGCGTCAGGCCGAGCAGCGCAACGCCGCGCTGGAGCAGAAGCTCGGCGACCAGTCCAAGCAGCTGGAGGAGAACAGCCGCCCCACGCTGTCCGGACTCGGTACCAAGGTCGAGCACATCCTGCGCCTCGCCGAGGAGCAGGCCAACGAGCACCGCGCCGAGGCCAAACGGGAGGCCGAGGGCATCCTGTCCGCGGCCCGGCTGGAGGCGCGCGAGATCACCGACAAGGCGCGGGCCGAGTCGGCGGCGGTCAAGTCCGGCGCCGAGCGGGAGGCCACCGCCACCAAGACCGCCGCCGAGCGGGAGGCCTCCGAGACCCGGGTGCAGGCCCGCCGGGAGTCGGACAACCTGCGCGCCGACGCCGAGCGCGAGACCAAGCAGCTGCGCACCGCCACCGCGCACGAGATCGCCGAGACCAAGGCGACCGCCGAGCGCGAGGTGTCCACCATGCGGGCCACCGCCGAGCGCGAGATCACCCAGCTGCGGGCCAAGGCGATGCGCGAGGCCGAGGAGCGCCGGGCCGAGGCGGCGAAACTGCTCGCCGAGGCGAAGGACAAGCGCGACAAGGAACTTCAGGCGCTGGCGCTGGAGCTGGCCGAGCGGCGGGAGAAGTCCGAGCGCGAGGAGTCCGAGCGGCACACCGCGGCGGTCGCCCAGACCCAGAAGCTGGTCAGCGAGGCCGAGCAGCGGGCCAAGGCGGCCGAGGAGCGGGCCAAGGAGATCGAGCACCGCGCCGAGGCGCGCCGGCAGGAGTCGGAGCGTACCGCCAACGAAACCGTCGACAAGGCCAAGGCGCTGGCCGACAAGACGCTCTCGGACGCACAGGCCGAAGCCACCCGGGTCACCTCGGAGGCGCGGTCGGAGGCCGACATCACCACCACCGCGGCCCGCCGCGAGGTGGAGGACCTGACCCGGCAGCGCGACCAGATCACCGCACAGCTCGGACAGCTGCGCGAGATGCTGGGCGGGTTGGCCAACTTCGGCGGCGCACCGGCCGCCGCGGCGGCCGCGGTCGCCGAAGGTACGGACAGCAAATCCGAAGCGAGTTCGGAGAAGTCGTCCGGCAAGTCGGCCGGCAAGTCCGGCAGCGACGACCAGACCCAGCGCATCCCCGCCACCAGCGGCAGCTGA
- a CDS encoding sulfurtransferase — protein MTTPGTVVDPAWLRAALDQAESPADSYQYPLTILDVRWRLGAPSARPDHLSGHVPGAVFVELSDDLTGRHGPTGGRHPLPDPDRLQEVLRAAGVRADSTVVVYDDGDGLPAARAWWTLRWAGHDRVAVLDGGYRAWLAAGGPVETAVPEPAPGDVTVRPGQLPTLDAAAAAALPATGVLLDVRAAERYRGEREPIDPVAGHIPGAVNVPKTGTVGPDGRLLDPARLRELFAAAGVRDGAPVGAYCGSGVTAAHTALALTVAGFRPALYVGSWSDWISDPSRPVATGE, from the coding sequence ATGACGACTCCCGGCACCGTGGTCGATCCCGCCTGGTTGCGCGCGGCCCTCGACCAGGCCGAATCCCCAGCAGATTCCTACCAGTACCCCCTGACGATCCTGGATGTCCGATGGCGGCTCGGCGCGCCGTCGGCCCGTCCGGACCATCTGTCCGGGCACGTGCCCGGCGCCGTGTTCGTCGAGTTGTCCGACGATCTGACCGGCCGGCACGGCCCGACCGGCGGCCGGCACCCGCTGCCCGATCCGGACCGGCTGCAGGAGGTGCTGCGCGCCGCCGGCGTCCGTGCCGACTCGACCGTGGTGGTGTACGACGACGGCGACGGGCTGCCCGCCGCCCGGGCCTGGTGGACGCTGCGCTGGGCCGGGCACGACCGGGTTGCCGTCCTCGACGGTGGCTACCGGGCCTGGCTCGCCGCCGGCGGCCCGGTCGAGACCGCCGTACCCGAGCCGGCGCCCGGCGACGTGACGGTACGGCCCGGGCAACTGCCGACGCTCGACGCCGCGGCCGCCGCCGCGCTGCCGGCCACCGGGGTGCTGCTGGACGTACGGGCCGCGGAGCGCTACCGGGGCGAGCGGGAGCCGATCGACCCGGTGGCCGGGCACATCCCCGGCGCGGTCAACGTGCCGAAGACCGGCACCGTCGGACCGGACGGCCGGCTGCTCGACCCGGCCCGGTTGCGCGAGCTGTTCGCGGCGGCCGGAGTGCGCGACGGCGCACCGGTCGGCGCGTACTGCGGGTCCGGCGTCACCGCGGCGCACACCGCCCTGGCGCTGACCGTCGCCGGCTTCCGGCCCGCACTGTACGTCGGGTCGTGGAGCGACTGGATCTCCGACCCGTCCCGCCCGGTGGCGACGGGAGAGTAG
- a CDS encoding FtsX-like permease family protein — translation MHTFRLALAGLRYRGARSVVVGLIAAVAVAAAVIGPASARAAEQSILLDRLRAEPSWLTGFTVGSIGTAGDESPAVVTGGSGPSPSSDALARIPVGYLTRHAARTMQAQHYYAAPIGGVVTAVALPRISGDRTTGRLVYRHGFCHHLTITSGHCPTATGEVLVSSRSPYRTGQRIPVTASGVSSADAGTPGTTTVRVAGRYRAPGGAADYWFGHGYFDAAVYMDEQEEVRRIDSFFGTEATVRSIGVGQFQNVADFRLLVERVRLDDVATLQARLAAGATRIEAAGLRATTPLPGVLSDVDRERDQVVTAALLVAVQLVLLCWFVLFGVVRAAIDERVPELALAKLRGLPSRGVTGFGLAEIGVLVLAAVPVGILLGLAGSELYARFGLAAGAHAQLRWPVLAAAAGAFAGAFVAAALAARRTVATPVIELLRRVPPRSGRLRAGIAEGALVAIAVAACYELLTGAGGRLGLLAGGLVAVVAGILAGRLVPLAMRRGVARARRRGRIGALLAAARVARRGQVPRTVALTTVAVALLCYGAVVWDVAGRNQAQRAGAEMGAPTVYSVQVASAQLLRDAVRQADPSGHQAMAVARGLYGNGAKTTEVLAVDSSRFADVAYWQSSFAADSPARLAGLLRPPAPPMLTARDGALGVGLRVRAISRDVTLVALLSDDRRGQHVVRLGGLHTGRYRLTGRLNGCGSGCRVVGFDLYRGPDAPARIRGDLTVTTLTGAGRELAPMNRPGSWRGVEPTMHQPVSTVAVGSGGTSVRFDAPGGEDLRVLRVDAPNPLPAVSTGRIDRQLGRSTGPGLYGLDQPYRVVARARTVPAIRNGLLVDLTYADRSAPDGSSLDTPMVYQVWAAAGAPASLRSRLTAAGLTITGTDTLAAHQARLARQGPALALRLYLVAAFVALLLAAAAVLVTAHLTARPLRYELAALRVVGLSRRLLRRAGWREYGLLLGTAVLAGAVAGGIGAALAVPRLPQVTANGGPPPLWLPGAWWPGGALAASVLLLGFAAAVAVGAAVRGGRPERLREGST, via the coding sequence GTGCACACGTTCCGGCTGGCCCTCGCCGGCTTGCGGTACCGCGGCGCCCGGTCGGTGGTGGTGGGGCTGATCGCGGCGGTCGCGGTGGCGGCCGCGGTCATCGGGCCGGCCAGCGCCCGCGCGGCCGAGCAGTCGATCCTGCTCGACCGGCTGCGCGCCGAGCCGAGCTGGCTGACCGGCTTCACCGTCGGGTCCATCGGTACCGCCGGCGACGAGTCCCCGGCCGTGGTGACCGGCGGCAGCGGCCCCTCGCCGTCGTCGGACGCGCTGGCCCGGATCCCGGTCGGCTACCTGACCCGGCACGCCGCGCGGACCATGCAGGCGCAGCACTACTACGCGGCACCGATCGGCGGGGTGGTCACCGCGGTCGCGCTGCCGAGGATCTCCGGCGACCGCACCACCGGACGGCTGGTGTACCGGCACGGCTTCTGCCACCACCTGACCATCACGTCCGGGCACTGCCCGACGGCGACCGGCGAGGTGCTGGTGAGCAGCCGCTCGCCGTACCGGACGGGGCAGCGGATCCCGGTCACCGCGAGCGGCGTGTCCAGCGCGGACGCCGGTACGCCGGGGACGACCACGGTGCGGGTGGCCGGCCGGTACCGGGCGCCGGGCGGCGCGGCGGACTACTGGTTCGGCCACGGCTACTTCGATGCCGCGGTGTACATGGACGAGCAGGAGGAGGTCCGGCGGATCGACTCGTTCTTCGGCACCGAGGCGACGGTGCGCTCGATCGGTGTCGGCCAGTTCCAGAACGTCGCCGACTTCCGGCTGCTGGTCGAGCGGGTCCGGCTGGACGACGTTGCGACCCTGCAGGCGCGGCTGGCCGCCGGCGCCACCCGGATCGAGGCGGCCGGGCTGCGTGCCACCACCCCGCTGCCCGGTGTGCTGTCCGATGTGGACCGCGAGCGCGACCAGGTGGTCACCGCGGCGCTGCTGGTCGCGGTGCAGCTGGTGTTGCTGTGCTGGTTCGTGCTGTTCGGCGTGGTGCGGGCGGCGATCGACGAGCGGGTACCGGAGCTGGCACTGGCCAAGCTGCGCGGTCTGCCCAGCCGCGGTGTCACCGGCTTCGGGCTGGCCGAGATCGGCGTCCTGGTGCTTGCCGCGGTGCCGGTCGGCATCCTGCTGGGCCTCGCCGGCAGCGAGCTGTACGCCCGGTTCGGGCTCGCCGCCGGCGCGCACGCGCAGCTGCGCTGGCCGGTGCTCGCCGCCGCGGCCGGCGCGTTCGCCGGTGCGTTCGTGGCCGCCGCACTGGCCGCCCGGCGTACCGTTGCGACGCCGGTGATCGAGCTGCTGCGCCGGGTGCCACCGCGGTCGGGCCGGCTGCGCGCCGGCATCGCCGAGGGTGCCCTGGTCGCGATCGCGGTCGCCGCCTGCTACGAGCTGCTCACCGGCGCCGGCGGCCGGCTCGGGTTGCTCGCCGGCGGGCTGGTCGCGGTGGTGGCCGGCATTCTCGCCGGCCGGCTGGTACCGCTGGCGATGCGCCGCGGCGTGGCCCGGGCCCGGCGCCGTGGCCGGATCGGTGCGCTGCTCGCCGCGGCGCGGGTGGCGCGGCGCGGGCAGGTGCCCCGCACCGTCGCGCTGACCACGGTGGCCGTCGCGCTGCTGTGCTACGGCGCGGTGGTGTGGGACGTGGCCGGCCGCAACCAGGCCCAGCGGGCCGGCGCCGAGATGGGTGCCCCGACCGTCTACTCGGTGCAGGTCGCCTCGGCGCAGCTGCTGCGCGACGCGGTCCGCCAGGCCGACCCGTCCGGGCACCAGGCGATGGCGGTGGCCCGCGGGCTGTACGGCAACGGGGCGAAGACCACCGAGGTGCTCGCCGTCGACTCCAGCCGGTTCGCGGACGTCGCCTACTGGCAGTCGTCGTTCGCGGCGGACTCCCCGGCGCGCCTTGCCGGGCTGCTGCGCCCGCCCGCGCCGCCGATGCTCACCGCCCGGGACGGCGCCCTCGGCGTCGGGTTGCGAGTCCGCGCCATCAGCCGGGACGTCACCCTGGTGGCGTTGCTGTCCGATGACCGGCGTGGCCAGCACGTCGTGCGGCTCGGCGGGCTGCACACCGGCCGGTACCGGCTGACCGGTCGGTTGAACGGGTGCGGCAGCGGCTGCCGGGTCGTCGGGTTCGATCTGTACCGCGGGCCGGACGCGCCGGCGCGCATCCGCGGCGACCTGACCGTCACGACGCTCACCGGCGCCGGCCGCGAACTTGCCCCGATGAACCGGCCCGGGTCCTGGCGCGGCGTGGAGCCCACCATGCACCAGCCGGTCAGTACGGTGGCCGTCGGCTCCGGCGGTACCTCCGTGCGGTTCGACGCGCCCGGCGGCGAGGACCTGCGGGTACTGCGGGTGGACGCGCCGAACCCGCTGCCGGCGGTGAGCACCGGCCGGATCGACCGGCAGCTGGGCCGCAGCACCGGTCCCGGCCTGTACGGGCTGGACCAGCCGTACCGGGTCGTGGCGCGGGCGCGGACCGTACCGGCGATCCGCAACGGCCTGCTGGTCGACCTGACCTACGCGGACCGCTCCGCGCCGGACGGCTCGTCGCTGGACACCCCGATGGTCTACCAGGTGTGGGCCGCCGCCGGCGCGCCGGCGAGCCTGCGGTCCCGGCTGACCGCCGCCGGGCTGACCATCACCGGCACCGACACGCTCGCCGCGCACCAGGCCCGGCTGGCCCGCCAGGGGCCGGCACTCGCGCTGCGGCTGTACCTGGTCGCCGCGTTCGTGGCGCTGCTGCTGGCCGCGGCCGCCGTGCTGGTCACCGCGCACCTGACCGCCCGGCCGCTGCGGTACGAGCTGGCCGCGCTGCGGGTGGTCGGGTTGTCCCGGCGGCTGCTGCGCCGCGCCGGCTGGCGCGAGTACGGGCTGCTGCTGGGCACCGCGGTGCTGGCCGGCGCGGTCGCCGGCGGCATCGGCGCGGCGCTGGCGGTACCGCGGCTGCCGCAGGTCACCGCGAACGGCGGGCCACCGCCACTGTGGCTGCCCGGGGCGTGGTGGCCGGGCGGTGCGCTGGCCGCATCGGTGCTGCTGCTGGGCTTCGCCGCGGCCGTGGCGGTCGGTGCAGCGGTGCGGGGCGGCCGACCGGAACGCCTCCGGGAGGGGTCGACATGA
- a CDS encoding acetyl-CoA C-acetyltransferase, producing MTSVLVHGARTPMGRLLGGLASFPATALGGVAISAALQRAGITPEQVEYVVMGQVLQAGAGQLPARQAAVAAGIPMTTPAVTVNKVCLSGLNAIAHADQLIRAGEFDIVVAGGMESMTNAPHLLTGQRTGYKYGDVTLRDHMALDGLTDAYDQVAMGESTDRHNTRLGIGRAEQDAFAARSHQLAAAAAKNGVFAEEITPVSVPQRKGEPIEFAADEGIRPDTTAETLAKLRPAFLPDGTITAGTASQISDGACAVVVMSKRKAQELGLTWLAEIGAYGTVAGPDNSLQSQPANAIKRALDRAGRSVADLDLVEINEAFAAVAVQSSKELGVDADRVNVNGGAIALGHPIGMSGARLALTLALELRRRGGGLGAAALCGGGGQGDALLLSVGE from the coding sequence ATGACAAGCGTGCTCGTGCACGGCGCCCGTACCCCGATGGGCCGGCTGCTCGGCGGCCTGGCGAGCTTCCCGGCGACCGCGCTGGGCGGCGTTGCGATCTCGGCCGCGCTGCAGCGGGCCGGCATCACGCCGGAGCAGGTGGAGTACGTGGTGATGGGGCAGGTGCTGCAGGCCGGCGCCGGGCAGCTGCCGGCCCGGCAGGCGGCGGTCGCCGCGGGCATCCCGATGACCACCCCGGCGGTGACCGTGAACAAGGTCTGCCTGTCCGGCCTGAACGCCATCGCGCACGCCGACCAGCTGATCCGGGCCGGCGAGTTCGACATCGTCGTCGCCGGCGGGATGGAGTCGATGACCAACGCGCCGCACCTGCTCACCGGCCAGCGCACCGGGTACAAGTACGGCGACGTGACGCTGCGCGACCACATGGCGCTCGACGGCCTGACCGACGCGTACGACCAGGTCGCGATGGGCGAGTCGACCGACCGGCACAACACCCGGCTGGGCATCGGCCGGGCCGAGCAGGACGCGTTCGCCGCCCGCAGCCACCAGCTCGCCGCCGCCGCGGCCAAGAACGGCGTGTTCGCCGAGGAGATCACCCCGGTGTCGGTGCCGCAGCGCAAGGGCGAGCCGATCGAGTTCGCCGCCGACGAGGGCATCCGGCCGGACACCACCGCCGAGACGCTCGCGAAGCTGCGGCCGGCGTTCCTGCCGGACGGCACCATCACCGCGGGAACCGCCTCGCAGATCTCCGACGGCGCCTGCGCGGTCGTGGTGATGAGCAAGCGCAAGGCGCAGGAGCTGGGGCTGACCTGGCTGGCCGAGATCGGCGCGTACGGCACGGTCGCCGGGCCGGACAACTCGCTGCAGTCGCAGCCGGCGAACGCGATCAAGCGGGCCCTGGACCGGGCCGGCAGGAGCGTGGCCGATCTGGACCTGGTGGAGATCAACGAGGCGTTCGCCGCGGTCGCCGTGCAGTCGAGCAAGGAGCTCGGCGTCGACGCCGACCGGGTGAACGTGAACGGGGGCGCGATCGCGCTCGGCCACCCGATCGGCATGTCCGGCGCCCGGCTGGCACTCACCCTCGCGCTGGAACTGCGCCGCCGCGGTGGCGGCCTGGGGGCCGCCGCGCTGTGCGGTGGCGGCGGGCAGGGCGACGCGCTGCTGCTGTCGGTGGGGGAGTGA
- a CDS encoding DivIVA domain-containing protein: MAHGGEQGLFSLTDGGSRGEASFEMVLRGYDRRQVDRFVAQVEADLTALATERNDAYTQLQQAASQLQQVQTELIDLRRRAAVDEQPSYRHLGPRVEQILALAEEEADAIKHGAEKEIADNRAQAEQVLAEAREKAEQARHDFETALAARRAETEEAEEAHRAEVEAEFAEKSERAQRLLAEAEQQATALRAATEEHAATLREQTEQEITAQRAEAEQERAAVAEELRTLREETTSYASRVRSEAEQIAQQTTAAAEQKAAELRTAAETEAEQIRHDVAAHEANVRGDADAYAQKTRQDADSYAEQVRTEAELAAQQLRTAAEEHSQAVRSKAEESARQANESARRDAEAILGTARAQADRIVAEAGRKVSELDERRKVIKRDIGKLRETLTRLTGASAALLDDDDDEQAVPLAEADEPTRINGSAAAEEPTRINGSAAAEEPTRVNGSAAADEPTESATAAEDTAVLTDSTTILEPITADPAADHNNGNGSRDDRQNNRTPRRAQYLQPQQPGQGRR; the protein is encoded by the coding sequence ATGGCGCACGGCGGGGAACAGGGTCTCTTCTCGTTGACCGATGGTGGCTCGCGGGGCGAGGCGAGCTTCGAGATGGTGCTGCGCGGATACGATCGGCGCCAGGTCGATCGGTTCGTGGCACAGGTCGAAGCCGACCTCACCGCACTGGCCACCGAACGAAACGACGCGTACACCCAGCTGCAGCAGGCGGCCAGCCAGCTGCAGCAGGTGCAGACCGAGCTGATCGATCTGCGCCGCCGCGCCGCCGTCGACGAGCAGCCCTCCTACCGCCACCTCGGCCCCCGGGTCGAGCAGATCCTCGCACTCGCCGAGGAAGAGGCGGATGCGATCAAACACGGCGCCGAGAAGGAGATCGCGGACAACCGCGCCCAGGCCGAACAGGTGCTCGCCGAGGCCCGGGAGAAGGCCGAGCAGGCCCGGCACGACTTCGAGACCGCACTGGCCGCCCGCCGGGCCGAGACCGAGGAGGCCGAGGAGGCGCACCGGGCCGAGGTCGAGGCCGAGTTCGCGGAGAAGTCCGAGCGCGCCCAGCGCCTGCTCGCCGAGGCCGAGCAGCAGGCCACCGCGCTGCGCGCGGCCACCGAGGAGCACGCCGCGACGCTGCGCGAGCAGACCGAGCAGGAGATCACCGCGCAGCGCGCGGAGGCCGAGCAGGAGCGGGCCGCGGTCGCCGAGGAACTGCGCACGCTGCGGGAAGAGACCACCAGCTACGCGAGCCGGGTCCGCAGCGAGGCCGAGCAGATCGCCCAGCAAACCACCGCCGCCGCCGAGCAGAAGGCGGCCGAGCTGCGCACCGCGGCCGAGACCGAGGCCGAGCAGATCCGGCACGACGTCGCCGCACACGAGGCGAACGTCCGCGGCGACGCCGATGCGTACGCGCAGAAGACCCGGCAGGACGCCGACTCGTACGCCGAGCAGGTGCGCACCGAGGCCGAGCTGGCGGCGCAGCAGCTGCGCACCGCGGCCGAGGAGCACTCCCAGGCGGTCCGCAGCAAGGCCGAGGAGTCGGCCCGGCAGGCGAACGAGTCGGCCCGGCGGGACGCCGAGGCGATCCTCGGGACCGCCCGGGCGCAGGCCGACCGGATCGTGGCCGAGGCCGGCCGCAAGGTCAGCGAGCTGGACGAGCGGCGCAAGGTGATCAAGCGCGACATCGGCAAGCTGCGCGAGACGCTGACCCGGCTCACCGGCGCCAGCGCCGCGCTGCTGGACGATGACGACGACGAGCAGGCGGTGCCGCTCGCCGAGGCGGACGAGCCGACCCGGATCAACGGGTCCGCCGCAGCCGAGGAACCGACCCGGATCAACGGGTCCGCCGCAGCCGAGGAACCGACCCGGGTCAACGGGTCCGCCGCAGCGGACGAGCCGACCGAGTCGGCGACCGCCGCGGAGGACACCGCGGTGCTCACCGACAGCACCACCATCCTGGAGCCGATCACCGCCGACCCGGCTGCCGACCACAACAACGGCAACGGGTCCCGCGACGACCGGCAGAACAACCGCACCCCGCGCCGCGCCCAGTACCTGCAACCGCAGCAGCCCGGCCAGGGCCGTCGCTGA